The Procambarus clarkii isolate CNS0578487 chromosome 64, FALCON_Pclarkii_2.0, whole genome shotgun sequence genome includes a window with the following:
- the LOC138354753 gene encoding uncharacterized protein, producing the protein MNKNEIGSSNSSSNTTATGSTCTTTTTTSPTTSSNPKTTKITTTSTTTTTSTPTTITSSNTTSTPTTITTTSSNPKTTKNTTTSTPTTSNTTITITPTTISNTTITTTTTITTTSSSKPNRSPELAGTCPASVIKKRNVANISQRLRPTYDTLGSVCLSSFVGPTIVFGIWEGWTDPLHVVSEME; encoded by the coding sequence ATGAATAAAAACGAAAttggcagtagcaacagcagcagcaacacaacagccACTGGCAGCACctgtacaaccaccaccaccaccagccccaccacctccAGCAACCCCAAAACCACCAAAattactaccaccagcaccaccaccaccaccagcaccccaaccaccatcacctccagcaacaccaccagcacccccaccaccatcaccaccacctccagcaacCCCAAAACCACCAAAAATactaccaccagcacccccaccaccagcaacaccaccatcaccatcacccccaccaccatcagcaacactaccatcaccaccaccaccaccatcaccaccacctccagcagcaagcCAAACCGAAGCCCTGAGCTGGCCGGAACGTGCCCAGCATCCGTCATAAAGAAGAGAAATGTGGCCAATATTTCCCAGCGTCTAAGGCCGACTTACGATACCCTTGGGAGCGTTTGTCTCTCGTCCTTTGTGGGCCCGACCATCGTATTTGGGATATGGGAGGGATGGACGGATCCTTTACACGTTGTGTCTGAGATGGAATGA